In Alkalihalobacterium alkalinitrilicum, a genomic segment contains:
- a CDS encoding glutamate synthase-related protein, whose protein sequence is MKKTWSPSTFKNFNTIEHDSCGIVSVMEKAKKPTKKNIDDCIDALVKMNHRAGFINDEGDGVGIHIDIPKKVWEQKLSSANLDSSLVQRSDFVVGHLFIDKKIDTDAAKARTRQLAIKHEFNLIFETDQVTNSDALGPLGRKEEPVFFQIALLPNFDSSNLNLAIFNLMLEIEEDTNIHVASLSNYYAIYKVMGAGDVLPRYYDDLANPLVASAMTLGHNRYSTNTLSTFFRVQPFSIIGHNGEINTIAKLRDEARMIDVPLVDGASDSQDLNRVIETMIYRHGYSLFEVLDILFPPIVNEIKALPEHLQDLYAYIREAWGHFAQGPAGIISRFGNEAAFSVDALGLRPVWMIENETSYYFASEQGIISSAEFVSEPKPLAPGEKVGLKWNDDDTLSVYFQDEYQEEVFQRLNKKLNVVGSHKRLTPPAFDTNNKVSSLPLKVTNNHYAAFGWDREHIQMVEQMAEKGVEPIRSLGHDAPLAALHQGRKNIADFIKESVAVVTNPAIDRDREMEHFSTRVILGKRPSLFDKEESHTNLELPTPIVVEGEAGAYLTEQTALPSYDQVVEYYTNLGSSYVLSATFTEDETVAEALDRLIEEAIEAVQNGKELIVIDDAKSHVDGKLWLDPHLVTSALDQGLTEKQIRRSCSLVVRSGAIRSLHDIAVLFGLGADVVNPYLLIATVCGDSNEPVVKVTEALNKGLEKVISTIGIHELRGYGRLFSAIGLNTEVSDVLNIVNFLGSEELSYNFEEMKKDALGRVEDFENDKSRPGKSFHFFPRIWKAIGDIASGSGEYNQYSQKLKEQEENNPISIRHLADIKETGSKVATEKVNIGVKNHSLPFIISSMSFGSQNEIAFRAYAEAADRLNMISFNGEGGEIKDMLGKYPNTRGQQVASGRFGVNAELVNSTNLIEIKIGQGAKPGEGGHLPGSKVTAKVAAARNATLGSDLISPSNNHDIYSIEDLAQMVTEIKTANDQAKVCVKVPVVPNIGTIAVGIAKAGADYITLSGFDGGTGAARVHALQHVGLPVEIGIKAAHNALTESGLRHKVELWADGGMRSALDVVKIMLLGANRVGFGTLSMIAVGCTTCRGCHLDTCHVGIATQIESESQAKEHGLRRFVPRQFDHAVQGLTNLFTAFGKELQALTGSLGFENTQDLVGRSDLLVQTRGEDLMDLSNMLQVIPAQEVPMLPQLEVAASSEENQLAVAAGAEYLDYNVEDLNKSREFSGVTAEQRILGSRVSCHRVRNHLDGSYRNLPEVKLSFKDGSIPGNGLGAYNSEGIAIHVDGGAQDGIGKTSFGGQMMIFKAKGKDGKFYNGSVGKGAGYGAQKGVFMFQGNADARAGIRLSGADMIFGGRMTKPLKENHYANLGVNANLKGFAFEYMTNGRGVVLGDPGPWICAGMTGGVVYLRHQPELGLTKEALTARIAKGAKVELQSLSETGKEDLTELLGLYQDRLKEYGQTEEATLISELMKDLETNFMQVIPVKQQADPSVSTE, encoded by the coding sequence ATGAAGAAAACATGGAGTCCAAGTACATTTAAGAACTTTAATACGATTGAACATGATAGCTGTGGAATCGTATCTGTCATGGAAAAAGCAAAGAAGCCAACAAAAAAGAACATTGATGATTGTATCGATGCCTTAGTGAAAATGAATCACCGTGCAGGTTTTATTAACGATGAAGGTGATGGCGTTGGTATTCATATTGATATTCCTAAGAAAGTATGGGAGCAAAAGTTATCGTCAGCTAATTTAGACAGTAGTCTCGTTCAACGCTCTGACTTTGTCGTTGGACATTTATTTATAGATAAAAAAATAGATACCGATGCAGCAAAAGCACGTACACGTCAATTAGCTATTAAACATGAATTTAATCTTATTTTTGAAACAGATCAAGTAACGAATAGTGACGCATTAGGCCCATTAGGTCGTAAAGAAGAGCCTGTATTCTTCCAAATTGCTTTACTACCAAACTTTGATTCTTCTAATCTAAATCTAGCTATCTTTAATTTAATGCTTGAAATCGAAGAAGATACGAATATTCATGTTGCTTCATTAAGTAATTATTATGCGATTTATAAAGTAATGGGAGCTGGGGACGTTTTACCTCGTTATTATGATGACTTGGCGAATCCTCTCGTAGCATCAGCTATGACACTTGGGCATAACCGTTACTCAACAAACACATTATCTACTTTTTTCCGTGTTCAACCATTTAGCATAATTGGACATAATGGAGAAATTAATACGATTGCCAAATTACGTGATGAAGCACGTATGATTGATGTACCACTTGTTGACGGCGCAAGTGACTCTCAAGACTTAAACCGTGTGATTGAGACGATGATTTATAGACATGGGTACAGCTTATTTGAAGTGTTAGATATTTTATTCCCACCAATTGTTAACGAAATCAAAGCCTTACCTGAACATTTACAAGACTTATATGCTTATATTAGAGAAGCATGGGGCCATTTTGCCCAAGGTCCTGCTGGTATTATTTCTCGTTTTGGAAATGAAGCTGCGTTTAGTGTAGATGCGCTTGGATTGCGTCCAGTTTGGATGATTGAAAATGAAACTTCTTATTATTTTGCTTCAGAACAAGGAATTATTTCTTCTGCTGAATTTGTATCTGAACCAAAACCTCTAGCTCCAGGTGAAAAAGTTGGACTAAAGTGGAACGATGATGATACATTATCTGTTTATTTCCAAGATGAATATCAAGAAGAAGTTTTCCAACGGTTAAATAAGAAATTAAATGTAGTAGGAAGCCACAAAAGACTTACTCCTCCTGCATTCGATACAAACAATAAAGTGTCAAGTCTACCATTAAAAGTAACAAACAATCATTACGCTGCCTTTGGATGGGATCGTGAACACATTCAAATGGTTGAACAAATGGCCGAAAAAGGTGTAGAGCCAATCCGCTCACTTGGTCATGATGCTCCTTTAGCAGCGCTACACCAAGGAAGAAAAAACATTGCAGACTTTATTAAAGAAAGTGTCGCTGTTGTTACAAACCCAGCGATTGACCGTGACCGAGAAATGGAACATTTCTCTACTCGTGTTATTTTAGGAAAACGTCCTTCATTATTTGACAAAGAAGAAAGTCATACCAATTTAGAACTTCCTACTCCAATCGTCGTTGAAGGAGAAGCAGGTGCTTATTTAACAGAACAAACTGCTCTTCCATCTTATGATCAAGTTGTAGAATATTATACGAACCTAGGAAGTAGCTATGTTTTATCAGCAACATTTACAGAAGATGAAACGGTTGCCGAAGCGTTAGACCGCTTAATTGAGGAAGCAATCGAAGCCGTTCAAAATGGAAAAGAGCTTATCGTCATTGATGATGCTAAATCACATGTAGATGGAAAGCTATGGCTCGATCCACATCTTGTTACATCGGCACTAGACCAAGGATTAACAGAAAAACAAATTCGTCGTAGCTGTTCATTAGTTGTTCGCTCAGGAGCTATCCGTAGCTTACACGATATTGCAGTCCTCTTCGGTTTGGGAGCAGACGTTGTTAACCCATATTTACTTATTGCAACGGTTTGTGGTGACTCAAATGAACCAGTTGTTAAAGTTACAGAGGCGTTAAATAAAGGATTAGAAAAAGTAATTTCAACAATAGGTATTCATGAACTACGTGGATATGGAAGACTCTTCTCAGCAATTGGATTAAATACTGAGGTGTCAGATGTTCTAAACATCGTCAACTTCCTTGGATCTGAAGAATTGAGTTATAACTTTGAAGAAATGAAAAAAGACGCTTTAGGACGTGTTGAAGATTTCGAAAATGATAAATCACGCCCAGGTAAGTCATTCCATTTCTTCCCTCGGATTTGGAAAGCAATTGGTGATATTGCATCAGGTTCAGGCGAATATAACCAGTACAGTCAAAAGTTAAAAGAGCAAGAAGAAAATAACCCAATTTCCATCCGTCACCTTGCTGACATTAAAGAAACTGGATCAAAAGTGGCAACGGAAAAAGTTAATATTGGTGTTAAAAATCATAGCCTCCCATTCATTATTAGTTCAATGTCATTCGGTTCTCAAAATGAGATTGCGTTTAGAGCATATGCAGAAGCTGCAGACCGTTTGAACATGATTAGCTTTAACGGTGAGGGTGGAGAAATTAAAGATATGCTTGGAAAATACCCTAATACTCGTGGCCAACAAGTAGCATCTGGACGTTTCGGGGTAAATGCAGAATTGGTTAACTCTACGAATTTAATTGAAATTAAAATTGGTCAAGGTGCGAAACCAGGTGAAGGTGGTCACTTACCAGGATCTAAAGTAACTGCGAAAGTTGCTGCCGCTCGTAACGCAACACTAGGTTCTGACTTAATCTCACCTTCTAATAACCATGATATCTATTCCATCGAGGACTTAGCTCAAATGGTTACAGAAATTAAAACAGCCAATGACCAAGCGAAAGTTTGTGTTAAAGTTCCTGTTGTACCAAATATCGGGACAATCGCTGTTGGTATTGCAAAAGCGGGTGCTGATTACATCACACTAAGTGGATTTGACGGTGGTACGGGTGCTGCTCGTGTTCATGCCCTTCAACACGTTGGTCTTCCTGTTGAAATTGGTATTAAAGCCGCACATAATGCTCTAACAGAATCAGGTCTCCGCCATAAAGTGGAGCTTTGGGCAGACGGTGGTATGCGTAGTGCTTTAGATGTTGTCAAAATTATGCTACTAGGTGCAAACCGTGTTGGTTTCGGTACACTTTCGATGATCGCTGTCGGCTGTACAACTTGCCGCGGTTGTCACTTAGACACATGTCACGTTGGTATTGCTACACAAATCGAGTCAGAGTCTCAAGCCAAAGAACATGGTCTACGTCGTTTCGTTCCACGTCAGTTCGATCATGCTGTACAAGGGTTAACGAACCTCTTTACAGCGTTTGGTAAAGAACTTCAAGCTTTAACTGGTTCTCTTGGCTTTGAAAATACACAAGACCTTGTTGGACGTTCTGATTTACTCGTACAAACACGTGGTGAAGATTTGATGGACTTAAGCAATATGCTTCAAGTTATTCCAGCTCAGGAAGTACCAATGTTACCACAGCTTGAAGTTGCTGCTTCTAGTGAAGAAAATCAACTAGCTGTTGCCGCTGGTGCCGAATACCTTGACTATAACGTGGAAGATTTAAACAAGTCTCGCGAATTCTCAGGTGTTACAGCTGAGCAACGTATTCTTGGAAGTCGCGTATCTTGTCATCGTGTCAGAAATCATTTAGATGGTTCTTATCGTAACCTTCCTGAGGTTAAACTTAGCTTTAAAGATGGCTCGATCCCTGGAAACGGTTTAGGTGCATATAATAGTGAAGGTATTGCTATTCATGTTGATGGTGGGGCACAAGACGGAATTGGAAAAACTTCTTTCGGTGGTCAAATGATGATTTTTAAAGCAAAAGGAAAAGATGGGAAATTCTATAATGGTTCTGTCGGTAAAGGGGCAGGATATGGTGCACAAAAAGGTGTATTCATGTTCCAAGGAAATGCCGATGCTCGTGCAGGTATTCGTCTATCTGGTGCTGATATGATCTTTGGTGGCCGAATGACAAAACCATTAAAAGAAAATCATTATGCAAACCTAGGTGTCAATGCCAACCTTAAAGGATTTGCCTTCGAATATATGACGAACGGACGTGGTGTCGTTTTAGGTGACCCTGGTCCATGGATCTGTGCAGGTATGACTGGTGGAGTTGTTTACCTTCGCCATCAACCTGAGCTTGGGTTAACAAAAGAAGCATTAACTGCTCGTATTGCAAAAGGAGCTAAAGTAGAATTGCAGTCCCTTTCTGAAACTGGAAAAGAGGATTTAACTGAATTGTTAGGCCTTTATCAAGATCGTTTAAAAGAATATGGTCAAACAGAAGAAGCTACTTTAATCTCTGAATTAATGAAAGACTTAGAGACAAACTTCATGCAAGTCATTCCCGTTAAACAACAAGCAGACCCTTCTGTATCAACGGAATAA
- a CDS encoding FUSC family protein, producing the protein MKLGARIFKTGLAIILSLYLAIWLELENPGFAALAATFAIQPSIYRSFQTILEQIQANIIGAVLAVIFVLTFGPDPFVVGLVTVIAIAIIIKLKLEASTIPLAIVTIIIIMESPIENFIEFASVRFLLIIIGVFSAFIVNLVFIPPRYETKLYHKVVEYTEQTIQWTILFLRKDADHKSMRKDMTYLHEKMVRLENLFLLYKEERNYFIKNKYSKARKVVLFKQMMISGQKISTILKNLERRENELFHMPENLQELIKDQLRRLTDYHLRILLRYAGKVHSEPNPEVLEEIDEGKTSLMESYLVLYEQAEISKDEWLHILPIISHIMEYEEKLEHLDHLVDSFFTYHKKENKVLVQNEEE; encoded by the coding sequence ATGAAGTTAGGTGCAAGAATTTTTAAAACTGGTTTGGCCATTATTTTGTCTTTATATCTCGCTATTTGGCTTGAGCTCGAAAACCCAGGATTTGCAGCCCTTGCTGCAACTTTTGCTATTCAGCCGTCGATTTATCGTTCGTTCCAAACGATCCTTGAACAAATACAAGCGAATATTATCGGGGCCGTCTTAGCGGTTATCTTTGTCCTTACGTTTGGTCCAGATCCATTTGTTGTTGGCTTAGTCACCGTCATTGCCATTGCCATTATTATAAAACTGAAACTTGAAGCCTCAACTATTCCTCTAGCTATAGTAACAATTATTATTATTATGGAAAGTCCAATTGAAAACTTTATTGAGTTTGCTTCTGTTCGGTTTCTTCTTATTATTATTGGGGTATTTTCTGCATTTATTGTTAATTTAGTATTTATACCCCCACGTTATGAAACAAAACTATATCATAAAGTCGTAGAATATACTGAACAAACGATTCAATGGACCATATTGTTTTTACGAAAAGATGCTGACCATAAATCAATGCGTAAAGATATGACGTACCTCCATGAAAAAATGGTCAGGCTAGAAAACCTCTTTCTTTTATATAAGGAAGAACGAAATTATTTTATTAAAAACAAATATAGCAAAGCCCGCAAAGTTGTTTTATTTAAACAAATGATGATAAGTGGGCAAAAAATATCTACCATTTTAAAGAATTTAGAACGACGGGAAAATGAATTGTTCCACATGCCAGAAAATCTGCAAGAGTTAATCAAAGATCAATTAAGACGGTTAACAGATTATCACTTGCGTATCCTTCTTCGGTATGCTGGGAAAGTCCATTCCGAACCAAACCCTGAAGTTTTAGAAGAAATTGACGAAGGAAAAACGAGTTTAATGGAAAGTTATTTAGTCTTATATGAACAAGCTGAAATTAGTAAAGACGAATGGCTTCACATTCTCCCTATCATCTCTCACATTATGGAGTATGAAGAAAAACTAGAGCATTTAGATCACCTGGTAGACAGCTTTTTTACGTATCATAAAAAGGAAAACAAAGTCCTCGTTCAAAATGAAGAAGAGTAA
- a CDS encoding ABC transporter ATP-binding protein: MTSIRRYLKFVKPYWKVVFFAVGIGIFKFGIPLLTPLIVKYVIDDIVLAEALLQDEKISKLLWLMGIMFFIFVVVRPPIEYYRQYFAQWIGSKVLYDIRKKLFSHIQKLSLRFYSNRKVGEIISRVIHDVEQTKNFVITGLMNIWLDMITILIALAIMFSMNAWLTVVAICMFPFYGFSIKFFYSRLRHLTRVRSQALAEVQGHLHERIQGMNVIKSFALENYEKDQFAKRNGHFLERALDHTRWNAKTFAVVNTITDVAPLLVIAVSGYFVITGRIEIGSMVAFVMYMERLYNPLRRLINSSTTLTQSLASMDRVFEFMDEKYDIVNKDNAKPLKFVKGDITFKNVTFRYDEDSLTVIKDFNLDVKAGETIAFVGMSGGGKSTIISLIPRFYDVTEGSIEIDGHDIRNYEVQSIRDKIGMVLQDNILFSDTIKMNILMGNPNASDNEVIAAAMAANAHDFIMNLPKGYDTEVGERGVKLSGGQKQRIAIARVFLKNPPILIFDEATSALDLESEHYIQEALEVLAKSRTTFIVAHRLSTITNADRIVVIEDGKVSEIGTHEDLMNRKGSYKRLFEVQQLH; encoded by the coding sequence CTGACCTCTATTAGAAGATATTTAAAATTTGTAAAGCCGTATTGGAAAGTTGTATTTTTTGCGGTGGGGATAGGTATCTTTAAATTTGGAATACCCCTGTTGACGCCGCTAATCGTAAAATACGTTATTGATGATATTGTATTGGCAGAAGCATTATTGCAAGATGAAAAAATTTCAAAATTACTTTGGTTAATGGGGATTATGTTCTTCATTTTTGTAGTTGTGCGACCACCGATAGAATATTATCGACAATATTTCGCTCAATGGATTGGTAGTAAAGTTTTATATGATATTAGGAAAAAGTTATTTTCTCATATCCAAAAATTGAGTCTTCGTTTTTACTCAAATAGAAAAGTGGGAGAAATAATTTCTAGAGTAATCCATGACGTCGAGCAAACGAAGAATTTTGTAATTACGGGTCTAATGAACATATGGCTTGATATGATAACGATATTGATTGCATTAGCGATTATGTTTTCAATGAATGCTTGGTTAACAGTAGTGGCTATTTGTATGTTTCCGTTTTACGGATTTTCAATTAAATTTTTTTATTCGAGGTTGCGACATTTAACGAGAGTCCGTTCTCAAGCTTTAGCTGAAGTACAAGGGCATCTCCATGAAAGAATTCAAGGGATGAATGTCATTAAAAGTTTTGCTTTAGAAAATTATGAGAAAGACCAGTTCGCTAAACGTAACGGTCACTTTCTAGAAAGAGCGCTTGATCATACACGTTGGAACGCTAAAACGTTTGCTGTTGTAAATACGATAACGGATGTTGCGCCGCTTCTAGTCATTGCAGTTTCAGGTTATTTTGTAATTACTGGACGCATTGAAATAGGAAGTATGGTTGCTTTTGTTATGTATATGGAGCGCCTTTATAACCCATTAAGAAGACTTATTAACTCCTCGACGACATTAACGCAATCTCTTGCTTCGATGGATCGGGTATTTGAATTTATGGATGAAAAGTACGATATTGTAAATAAAGATAATGCGAAACCTTTGAAGTTCGTAAAAGGAGATATCACATTTAAAAATGTAACGTTTCGTTATGATGAAGATAGTTTAACGGTAATCAAAGACTTTAACTTAGATGTAAAGGCTGGAGAGACGATCGCCTTCGTAGGTATGAGTGGAGGCGGAAAAAGTACGATCATTAGTTTAATTCCTCGTTTTTACGATGTAACAGAAGGAAGTATTGAAATTGACGGACATGATATCCGTAATTATGAAGTACAAAGCATTCGAGATAAAATTGGAATGGTGTTGCAGGACAATATTCTTTTTAGCGATACTATAAAAATGAATATTCTAATGGGAAATCCTAACGCATCGGATAATGAAGTAATTGCTGCAGCTATGGCTGCCAATGCCCATGATTTCATAATGAATTTGCCAAAAGGATATGATACCGAAGTGGGGGAAAGGGGAGTCAAGCTCTCTGGTGGACAAAAACAAAGAATTGCGATTGCGAGAGTGTTTTTGAAAAACCCTCCCATTCTTATTTTTGATGAAGCAACATCAGCCCTTGATTTAGAAAGCGAACATTACATTCAAGAGGCCTTAGAAGTATTGGCTAAAAGTAGAACGACATTTATTGTTGCACATCGACTATCGACAATCACGAATGCCGATCGAATCGTTGTGATAGAAGACGGAAAGGTTTCAGAAATCGGTACGCACGAAGATCTAATGAATAGGAAGGGTAGTTATAAACGACTTTTCGAAGTCCAGCAACTTCATTAG
- a CDS encoding DUF402 domain-containing protein yields the protein MGFPKTGSVIQIQSYKHNGFIHRVWEETVVLKGTSKVVIGGNDRILVKESDGRQWRTREPAICYFDANHWFNTIGMIRSDGIYYYCNLGSPFTWDEEALKYIDYDLDIKVFPDMTYKLLDEDEYAVHRKQMKYPEQLDHILERNVEELVSWIHQRKGPFAPQFVEMWYERFLQYRL from the coding sequence ATGGGTTTCCCCAAGACTGGAAGTGTTATTCAAATCCAGAGTTATAAACACAATGGCTTCATTCATCGTGTATGGGAAGAAACTGTTGTTCTAAAGGGGACGTCAAAAGTAGTAATTGGTGGTAATGACCGTATTCTAGTCAAGGAATCAGATGGTCGCCAATGGCGTACACGTGAGCCAGCTATCTGTTATTTTGATGCAAATCATTGGTTTAATACGATTGGTATGATCAGGTCCGACGGAATTTACTATTACTGCAATTTAGGTTCCCCTTTTACATGGGATGAAGAAGCTTTAAAGTATATTGACTATGATCTAGATATTAAAGTCTTTCCTGATATGACGTATAAGCTTTTGGATGAAGATGAGTATGCTGTTCATCGAAAACAGATGAAATATCCTGAACAACTTGATCATATTCTTGAACGAAATGTTGAAGAGCTCGTTTCTTGGATTCATCAACGGAAAGGACCGTTTGCTCCGCAGTTTGTTGAAATGTGGTACGAGCGATTTTTACAATACCGACTGTAG
- a CDS encoding DUF3939 domain-containing protein — MFWKKKRKKEEEELQEIEVTIHEVRQAIKQCASNMPIGVSLRSLVNDDHSINFDLLKKILKGLPKQKFYMSKETFEVFEDAEKARTIDKVQYAVDQYISEKNEMPVIPGDPAFRISYFLIKEYLHHEQLDYPLYIDPNDRLVTHRRPNG; from the coding sequence ATGTTTTGGAAGAAGAAACGGAAGAAGGAGGAAGAGGAACTACAAGAAATAGAGGTAACGATTCATGAAGTCAGGCAGGCAATAAAGCAATGTGCGAGTAATATGCCGATAGGGGTGTCATTACGTTCGTTAGTAAACGATGATCATTCCATTAACTTTGACTTGCTAAAAAAAATCTTGAAAGGTTTACCGAAACAAAAATTTTATATGTCAAAAGAGACGTTTGAAGTATTTGAAGACGCTGAAAAGGCAAGAACAATTGATAAAGTTCAATATGCAGTCGATCAATATATAAGTGAAAAGAATGAAATGCCAGTTATCCCTGGAGATCCAGCATTTCGAATTAGTTATTTTCTAATTAAAGAATATTTACATCATGAGCAGCTAGATTATCCTTTATATATCGATCCCAATGACCGTTTAGTTACACATCGGCGTCCAAATGGTTAA
- a CDS encoding gamma-type small acid-soluble spore protein, translated as MNNNQQNQASKTNAQKVRQQNAASAQGQSQNTEFASETDAQEVRQQNQQSAARKNQASSNQQSQ; from the coding sequence ATGAATAACAACCAACAAAATCAAGCATCAAAAACTAATGCTCAAAAAGTGAGACAGCAAAACGCTGCTTCAGCTCAAGGGCAAAGCCAGAACACTGAATTTGCTAGTGAAACTGACGCACAAGAAGTTCGTCAGCAAAACCAGCAATCGGCAGCTCGTAAAAACCAAGCTTCATCAAACCAACAAAGTCAATAA
- a CDS encoding cytosolic protein, with translation MYVGRDMTELSMMSKTDWSDKELAYFHKNLQQIAPYLNSEGVTIHREIIKEIENRGGFKQEADYEHGSQIHYD, from the coding sequence ATGTATGTAGGTCGTGATATGACTGAACTTTCCATGATGTCAAAAACGGATTGGTCTGACAAAGAGTTAGCTTATTTTCATAAAAATCTCCAACAAATAGCGCCATACTTAAACTCAGAAGGCGTTACAATCCACCGCGAAATTATTAAGGAAATTGAAAACAGAGGTGGATTTAAACAAGAAGCCGATTACGAACATGGCAGTCAAATTCACTATGATTAG
- a CDS encoding LL-diaminopimelate aminotransferase — MLTPSQRLNHLTTSIFSDMAERKKEKISQGIQMIDLSIGSPDLPPPLNVRKRFAEEVLDDSSYQYAIKSTEVFNEAVVYFYKERYNVHIQSTDVLQLMGSQDGLAHIALAYLDKGDVIIVPDPGYPIYSASAHIAGAEIYYLPLTEENKFMPSLESIPEDIRKRAKLMIMNYPGNPTAALADRNYFEDIVEFALRNHILILHDFAYSELIFDNQEPLSIFSIPGAEKTAIEFNSLSKSFNMAGARIGYVIGDPSFLKPLAVLKSHLDYGVFLPIQQAAVEALTGDFAFLEQHCQIYEQRRNVFIHSLHEIGWDVRQPDGGMFVWAKVPSRYTSITFSLAALEAGVVVTPGNAFGNAGEGYVRIALVQSEERLKEAAKRLKTIL; from the coding sequence ATGTTAACACCATCACAAAGGTTAAACCACTTAACGACTAGTATATTTTCTGATATGGCCGAGAGAAAAAAGGAAAAAATCAGTCAAGGAATACAAATGATTGATTTAAGTATTGGCAGTCCAGATTTACCACCACCTCTCAACGTAAGAAAACGTTTTGCCGAGGAAGTACTTGATGACTCTTCGTATCAATATGCAATTAAAAGTACTGAGGTCTTTAATGAGGCTGTCGTTTACTTTTATAAAGAACGCTATAACGTACATATACAATCAACAGATGTTCTTCAACTGATGGGCTCACAAGATGGCCTAGCACATATTGCGTTAGCTTATTTAGATAAAGGTGATGTCATTATTGTTCCTGATCCTGGCTATCCGATATATTCTGCCTCCGCTCATATTGCTGGGGCGGAAATTTACTACCTACCATTAACAGAAGAAAATAAGTTTATGCCAAGTTTAGAATCGATTCCAGAAGATATTCGCAAGCGTGCGAAGTTAATGATAATGAACTATCCAGGTAATCCTACAGCAGCTCTTGCAGATCGAAATTATTTTGAAGATATAGTAGAGTTTGCGTTACGAAATCATATCTTAATCCTACATGATTTCGCATATTCAGAGCTTATTTTTGATAACCAGGAACCATTAAGTATTTTCTCTATACCTGGAGCGGAAAAAACCGCCATTGAATTTAATTCATTGTCGAAAAGCTTTAATATGGCTGGAGCAAGAATTGGTTATGTTATAGGTGACCCAAGCTTTCTTAAACCACTCGCTGTGTTAAAATCACACTTAGACTATGGAGTGTTCTTACCGATACAACAAGCAGCTGTTGAAGCTTTAACTGGAGATTTCGCCTTTTTAGAACAACATTGCCAGATCTATGAACAACGTCGAAACGTTTTTATTCATTCCTTACATGAAATTGGCTGGGATGTTCGTCAACCTGACGGTGGGATGTTTGTCTGGGCTAAAGTGCCTTCCCGCTATACATCGATAACCTTTTCACTCGCTGCATTAGAAGCAGGAGTTGTAGTGACACCAGGAAATGCATTTGGAAACGCTGGAGAAGGTTATGTAAGAATCGCTCTAGTGCAAAGTGAAGAACGCCTAAAAGAAGCTGCTAAAAGATTAAAAACGATTTTATAG
- a CDS encoding NADPH:quinone reductase: MKAVAYQKYGGPEVLEVIEVEKPVPKEGEVLIKVGASGVNPVDTYFRSGVRPVDHFPYIPHFDLGGTIAEVGPNVEKWKVGDRVWGTNINGTSAEYVVATESNIFSLADHLSEEDGAALSMAFMTAYIALFHRARISAGETILIYGAAGAVGNAAVQLAKNHGATVIATASSSGKAKIAQDAGADKVILYTETSLVDAVQEFTNNNGVSVILDMSLSENIEQNFEVLTYGGRIVTIGSPKNNTPVLPWRLLNMKNASLIGVLLFTSDPKEFKEAGEEVSQLFAEKKLTTHIAKVFNFEEAQEAHQALESKKYSGNILIKP; encoded by the coding sequence ATGAAAGCCGTTGCTTATCAAAAATATGGTGGACCTGAAGTTCTGGAAGTTATTGAAGTTGAAAAGCCAGTGCCCAAAGAAGGGGAAGTCCTTATAAAAGTAGGAGCAAGTGGAGTTAACCCTGTAGATACATACTTTAGATCTGGAGTACGACCTGTTGATCATTTTCCATATATCCCCCATTTTGATCTAGGTGGAACAATCGCTGAAGTAGGCCCAAATGTAGAAAAATGGAAAGTTGGTGACCGTGTTTGGGGGACGAATATCAATGGGACATCTGCAGAATATGTAGTAGCTACGGAAAGTAACATTTTTTCACTCGCTGATCATCTAAGTGAAGAAGATGGAGCAGCCTTGTCTATGGCCTTTATGACAGCTTACATCGCATTGTTTCATCGCGCTCGCATTTCAGCAGGCGAAACCATCTTAATTTACGGAGCTGCAGGAGCAGTTGGAAATGCCGCGGTTCAATTAGCAAAAAACCATGGAGCTACCGTAATTGCTACTGCTAGTTCTTCTGGGAAAGCTAAAATCGCACAAGATGCTGGAGCAGATAAAGTGATTCTTTACACTGAAACGAGTCTTGTGGATGCTGTTCAAGAGTTTACCAACAATAACGGGGTTTCAGTTATTCTCGATATGTCCTTAAGCGAAAATATAGAACAGAATTTTGAAGTGTTAACATATGGTGGGAGAATTGTAACGATCGGTTCACCGAAGAATAATACCCCTGTCCTACCGTGGCGCTTACTTAATATGAAAAATGCCTCATTGATTGGCGTACTTTTGTTTACATCTGATCCTAAGGAGTTTAAAGAAGCTGGTGAAGAAGTTTCTCAGCTATTTGCAGAGAAGAAGTTAACTACACATATTGCAAAAGTATTTAATTTTGAAGAGGCGCAAGAAGCTCATCAAGCGTTAGAAAGCAAAAAGTATAGTGGAAATATCTTGATTAAGCCATAA